One Phycisphaerae bacterium RAS2 DNA window includes the following coding sequences:
- a CDS encoding copper/silver efflux system outer membrane protein CusC, whose product MPATLLVAALLTGCASLDPKTWVTDAATLAKQQTGHEPEWNAPWDDAPPAWSDESVLKLEQALVMALRNNRELRGDLSQIGQANADLVQAGLLSNPVINFMVMFPSGGGRSMLRSNALPMQQLQDLWLIPAKKEVARAELQKAVVRAAQRAVELAAAVKRVYAEIQYAERSHDLVRANLELVSQSMDIIRARQSAGKASQAEFNLARIRHQRLRSELLSVEVGLITSKQELVQLMGVASGSVAWKPQALDESAGLEWDPPAEPVALELAADQRLDLKAAEWSVEAAERRVGLAHREGWPEMSAGFSFERAAAGKSPGVRRRFLAAEGAARAADIAGDKVSASDEARGALGRLATQGPRREVKWVLGPMFEMELPIFDWNQAQSARAAHELDQRIAEYEALLQTAIREVRRALARCSESRRQAQLFRNSILPEVLQNLELARQAYIGGQTDLTIYLQAQEDAISTRSRLLEYVRDLSVYTADLERAVGGSLMRDITTSQPVTAPKHAEASEPTGETLNPQESLP is encoded by the coding sequence ATGCCGGCTACTTTGCTGGTCGCGGCACTGCTTACAGGCTGCGCTTCGCTCGATCCGAAGACGTGGGTCACGGACGCGGCCACGCTGGCGAAGCAACAGACGGGCCATGAACCGGAGTGGAACGCGCCCTGGGATGACGCCCCACCCGCGTGGAGCGACGAATCGGTGCTCAAGCTGGAGCAGGCGCTGGTCATGGCCTTGCGAAACAACCGGGAGCTTCGCGGGGATTTGTCCCAGATCGGCCAAGCCAACGCCGACTTGGTACAGGCGGGGTTGTTGAGCAATCCGGTCATCAATTTCATGGTGATGTTCCCGTCGGGCGGCGGTCGCTCGATGCTGCGGTCCAATGCACTTCCGATGCAGCAATTGCAGGACCTGTGGCTGATTCCGGCGAAAAAGGAAGTGGCCCGGGCGGAATTGCAGAAGGCCGTCGTGCGGGCGGCGCAGCGCGCCGTGGAGCTGGCCGCGGCCGTCAAGCGCGTCTATGCGGAAATCCAGTATGCCGAACGATCGCACGACCTGGTTCGAGCCAACCTGGAGCTAGTTTCCCAGTCGATGGACATCATTCGCGCGCGCCAGAGCGCCGGCAAAGCCAGTCAGGCCGAATTTAATTTGGCGCGCATTCGCCACCAGCGCCTGCGGTCAGAACTTTTGAGCGTTGAGGTCGGACTGATTACGTCCAAGCAAGAACTGGTTCAGCTGATGGGCGTCGCGTCGGGGTCGGTCGCGTGGAAGCCGCAGGCGCTCGATGAGTCGGCCGGCCTCGAATGGGACCCGCCGGCCGAGCCGGTGGCCCTGGAGTTGGCCGCCGACCAGCGCCTGGACCTGAAGGCGGCCGAGTGGAGCGTCGAGGCGGCGGAGCGGCGTGTGGGGCTGGCTCACCGAGAAGGCTGGCCGGAGATGTCGGCTGGCTTTTCCTTTGAGCGGGCAGCAGCGGGCAAGTCGCCGGGCGTGCGTCGGCGGTTCTTGGCAGCGGAAGGGGCGGCTCGGGCGGCGGACATCGCCGGCGACAAGGTCAGTGCCTCCGACGAAGCGCGCGGGGCGCTGGGCCGTCTTGCGACGCAAGGCCCGCGCCGCGAAGTCAAGTGGGTGTTGGGGCCGATGTTCGAAATGGAACTGCCGATCTTCGACTGGAACCAGGCACAGTCGGCTCGCGCCGCGCACGAACTGGATCAGCGCATCGCAGAATACGAGGCCTTGCTTCAAACGGCTATTCGCGAAGTTCGTCGGGCCCTGGCACGATGTAGCGAGTCGCGCCGGCAGGCGCAGCTGTTCCGCAATTCAATCCTTCCGGAAGTGCTTCAGAACTTGGAGCTGGCACGGCAAGCCTACATCGGCGGCCAGACCGACCTGACGATCTACCTCCAGGCACAGGAGGACGCGATCAGTACGCGTTCGCGTCTGCTCGAATACGTTCGCGATCTTTCCGTGTACACCGCGGACTTGGAGCGGGCCGTGGGTGGCAGCCTGATGCGTGACATAACGACGAGCCAACCAGTGACAGCGCCGAAACACGCCGAGGCCAGCGAGCCAACCGGCGAAACACTTAATCCGCAGGAATCCCTACCATGA
- the cusB_2 gene encoding Cation efflux system protein CusB precursor — MTTSSPMPGGEPPRSWPAQMVYSARRMRIVRVLVLTALWLLTIWVARCSVTPGGASGQGPGGAHAAAAYWTCSMHPHIKLPEAGQCPICFMDLIPVRSDDSASQDLPIVSLSPRARRLAKVETAKAQRRALAHDIHMVGKIAPDETRITFISSYIPGRLDRLYVDYTGIPVRKGDHLAEIYSPDLLVAQREFLLALEALDRSRPEASEAALPREAAQSVFDAARRKLELWGIPADEIARLQRDRQPSDHMRIDSPVEGWVSERQSYRGMYVETGTRLFTVVDLKRVWVMLDAYEMDVPFIRHGQSVQFETESVPGRAFEGRVAYVDPVLNETTRTVRVRLNIDNDDLLLRPGMFVRARLMVRLADDGRVASNDLAGHWVCPMHPEVVRNGPAMCDQCGMALVPAESAGYASTTAPSGEALAVPSTAVLLTGHRAVVYVQHQRGEQYEYEGRVVELGLRAGDWYIIQSGLKEGEEVVTRGALQIDSAVQIQARPSMMQPAEPASTGGSGEPAAPPIASRAISGAAYHKAARGVIEAYLDLAAGLAADDLARSRLATTTLHRAANEARATGLAEADAAEFDRLMKDIAGAAHGLGGASIEELRDHLAALSGAVETYLRTFGHDRPEPLFRTYCPMAFENKGAYWLQARQQIDNPYFGAAMLRCGEVRAALSADGKETK, encoded by the coding sequence ATGACAACTTCTTCACCCATGCCCGGCGGCGAGCCTCCGAGAAGCTGGCCGGCCCAAATGGTCTACAGCGCGCGACGAATGCGAATCGTTCGCGTTCTTGTCCTTACGGCACTGTGGCTGCTGACAATTTGGGTCGCGCGATGCAGCGTGACGCCGGGTGGCGCGTCGGGCCAAGGGCCGGGTGGAGCACATGCGGCCGCGGCCTATTGGACCTGCTCGATGCACCCGCACATCAAACTGCCCGAGGCCGGTCAGTGCCCTATCTGCTTTATGGATTTGATTCCGGTGCGCTCGGATGATTCGGCGTCGCAAGACCTGCCGATCGTGAGCCTGTCGCCACGAGCGCGCCGACTGGCGAAGGTCGAAACAGCCAAGGCGCAGCGTCGGGCGCTGGCCCACGACATTCACATGGTCGGAAAGATTGCCCCGGACGAAACTCGCATTACGTTCATCAGCAGTTACATCCCGGGACGGCTCGACCGCCTCTATGTGGACTACACGGGCATTCCCGTGCGGAAGGGAGACCACCTTGCCGAAATCTACAGCCCCGACCTGCTGGTGGCCCAGCGCGAGTTCCTTCTGGCGCTGGAGGCGCTGGATCGGTCGCGGCCGGAGGCGAGCGAAGCGGCATTGCCGCGTGAGGCGGCCCAGTCCGTGTTCGACGCAGCCCGGCGGAAGCTCGAGCTGTGGGGCATTCCCGCAGATGAAATCGCGCGCCTCCAGCGGGACCGCCAGCCATCGGATCACATGCGAATCGACTCGCCGGTCGAGGGCTGGGTGAGCGAACGCCAGAGCTATCGCGGCATGTACGTCGAAACAGGAACGCGGCTTTTTACCGTCGTCGATCTGAAGCGCGTCTGGGTGATGCTGGACGCCTACGAAATGGATGTGCCGTTTATACGGCACGGCCAGTCGGTGCAATTCGAGACCGAATCGGTGCCGGGCCGTGCCTTCGAGGGACGCGTTGCCTATGTCGATCCGGTCCTCAACGAGACCACGCGCACCGTTCGGGTGCGCCTGAACATTGATAACGACGACCTGTTGCTGCGGCCCGGCATGTTTGTCCGCGCCCGGTTGATGGTGAGACTCGCGGATGATGGCCGCGTAGCCAGCAACGATCTCGCGGGTCACTGGGTGTGCCCGATGCACCCGGAAGTGGTACGCAACGGACCAGCCATGTGCGATCAATGCGGCATGGCCTTGGTGCCGGCTGAATCGGCCGGTTATGCGAGCACGACCGCACCGTCGGGAGAGGCATTGGCCGTGCCGAGCACGGCGGTGCTGCTGACGGGGCATCGCGCGGTGGTCTATGTACAACACCAGCGCGGGGAGCAGTATGAGTACGAGGGTCGAGTTGTCGAGCTGGGCCTGCGGGCGGGAGACTGGTACATCATCCAATCCGGATTGAAAGAGGGAGAAGAGGTCGTTACGCGCGGGGCGTTGCAGATCGACTCGGCCGTGCAGATTCAGGCCCGGCCCAGCATGATGCAGCCGGCCGAGCCGGCGTCCACCGGCGGCAGCGGCGAGCCCGCGGCGCCGCCAATCGCGTCGCGCGCCATCAGCGGCGCGGCCTATCACAAGGCGGCCCGCGGGGTGATTGAGGCTTATCTGGACTTGGCGGCAGGGCTGGCCGCCGATGATCTGGCCCGGTCGCGGCTAGCGACCACGACACTACATCGTGCCGCTAATGAGGCACGCGCTACGGGGCTGGCCGAGGCCGACGCCGCGGAGTTCGACCGGCTGATGAAAGACATCGCGGGCGCGGCACACGGGCTGGGTGGTGCCTCGATCGAGGAGTTACGCGACCATCTGGCCGCGCTCTCGGGCGCGGTTGAGACCTACCTGCGGACGTTCGGCCATGATCGGCCGGAGCCGCTGTTCCGCACGTACTGTCCGATGGCGTTCGAGAATAAGGGGGCGTACTGGCTGCAGGCCCGGCAGCAGATCGACAATCCGTATTTCGGAGCCGCCATGCTGCGCTGCGGCGAGGTCAGGGCGGCCCTCAGCGCCGACGGCAAGGAGACGAAATGA